Part of the Candidatus Acidiferrales bacterium genome is shown below.
TTCAATACGCCCGGGGAATACACCGAAGAGCAAATCGCCGAGACACTCGAAAAGTTTCGCGACCTTACGCCGCTTTACCTGGTCGCGCATGTGCCGCCGCACGGCTCGAAGCTCGACGAATTTGCGCCAGGCAAACATGCTGGAAGCACGGCGCTGCGCGGATGGATCGAACGCGAGCAGCCTGAGATGCTTTTCTGCGGACACATCCACGAATGCGCAGGAAAGAGTGACCAGATTGGCCGCACGCGCTGCTTCAACGTCGGCAAAGCGGGCTATCTTCTCGAACTGGCCTAAGACACAAAGATTGCGCCCGCAATTGAACAGACGGATAGCGCGGGCGCGCAGGGCTACGCTTTGAGCGGCTTATTTTTGAAGGGACTGCGTGAGGGAAGCGGATCGCTTTTGTTCAAATACAATTGCTGCAGGATGCCGACGACGCTGCTGGTGAAAATATAAAGAACCAGTCCGCTGGAGTAAAAAAAGAAGAGAAATCCGAAGGCCAGTGGCATCAGCGCCATCATTTTCTGCTGTGCAGGATCGACGGTCGGCGTTGGCGTCATCTTGGTCATGAAGTACATCGCCGCAGTCATCAGGATTGGCAGAATGTAATAAGGATCACGGGCCGAAAGATCGTGAATCCATCCGATCCAGGGCGCGTGGCGGAGCTCGATCGAATACTGCAACATGCGATAAAGAGCAAACCAGATCGGGAATTGAACCAATTGCGGCAAACAGCCGGAAATCGGATTCGCGCCTTCTTCCTTATAGATCGCGGACATCTCCTCTTGCATTTCGCGCCGCCGTGGATCGCGCAACGAATACTTCTTGTATTTTTCCTGGAGGGCCTTGATGCGCGGCATGGCTTTCTGCATGCGCTTGGTGGATTGCCAGCCCTTTATTTTGAGTGGAAAGAGGGCCATGTTGATGACGATGGTGAGCAGAACGATGGCCCAGCCGTAGTTCGGCACGTACTTGTAAATCCAATTCAGAGTCCACAGCAGTGGCTTGGCGATAAAGCTCATATAGCCGTATTGCACCAGACCTGTCAGCGGCGGATTCAGATGGTCGAGTTGCGAAAATTCCTTCGGGCCGACGTACAGGCGCGTATTCCATGCGCCGGGTGCCTGCGGCCCAGCGGCCATTTCCACGACAGGCTGTTGCGAAGTTTTGCCGTCTTCCGTGAGGTTTTGATATTGCGTCCAATCCCACAGAGCGATTCCCGGCTGAGGCGACAGAAAGGCCGCGGTGAAGAACGTATCCTCGATGCCCGCGGCGTCCATATAGCCTGAGACTTGCACAGGAATTTCGGGATGATCTTTCACGCCGAGTTTCTTGTATGTCAGCGGCACGACTTTCTGATTTTCGCTGTAAAAAACCTGCGTGAGCGCGGCCGCATTGGGGACCGACTGGTCACCGAATCCGCCGCGCCAGGAAATGCCAAACGGGATGGGTTGCTTGTCAAACGAAGCGGAAACGTCCAGCTCGACCTCGTAATTCGCGGCGAATTTCAATGCCTTCACGATATGGAGATGGCCATTGCTCCACTCGAAAACGATTTCCACGGGCGCTTGCAGTGTGGCGCCGTTTGGAACCGGTGTTTCAACGGCCGCTTTTGACGATCCGGAAACCGGGGCAGTGACACGCTGCGTGACAACATAGGACCCGGAGTTTGCCACCGCGTCGAGTTTCGGGTCGTCAAGCCAAACGGAGAGCGGCCATGCGTTGAGCTGCTTTGCCGCCGCGGAATTCACCAATTCAAGCGGCTTCGGTGGAGTTTCATTGTTGCGGTATTTCTTGAGCTTCCAACTGCGGACCACGCCGCCTACGTTCGACAATTCGACGCGGTAAAGTCCGCTCTCGACGGCGACAGTTTCTTCGCCATTCGCTTGCTGCACAGGAATTGTCGTCTGCTGCGTAGCCGGTGCTGAAGAAGACGCTATAACGGGCCGCGAAGGCTGTCCGGGCGCTGGCTGCTGCACATTAGTGGGAGGATTGGTTTCAGGCGGCTTCTGCGGGACGGGCGGCTTGAAAAAACGCGACCAGAGGATCAAAACGGCGGCCATCAAAATGATGGCCAGGCCCATTCGTTGCTCGTCGCTCATGCTCAACGCGCAACTCCTGAGGTGTGCTGTTCCAACGAATGGGCGGTTACGGATGCGTGGTTCGAATCTTCATTCAGGCTCTCGCCAGGCCAAATTTCCGGCAACGGATCGTATCCGCCAGTGGAAAAAGGACGGCAGCGCAGCAGCCTTTTCGCCCCCAGCCAGATTCCACGCGCCGCGCCAAATCGCTCGATGGCTTGATGCGTGTAGTGAGAGCAGGAGGGTTCGAACTTGCAGTTGCCGCCAAAGAAAGGCCCCAGGAAAACCTGATATACGCGCACGAGAAAGAGCGCGAGCCACCGCGCGGCGCGTTTCGGATTCACTCTGCCGCTCGCTTCTCGCGAGGAATCAGCGAAAGCAGTTCCGCTTCGATTTTCGCGAACTTCAGCGTGGCCACGGTTTTGCTTGGATGAATCACGATATCCCACCCGGCGGGCATCTCCTCGCGATGCAACCGCAAAATCTCTCGAATGCGCCTTCGGATTCGATTGCGCAACACGGCATTGCCCAGCGCTTTCTTCACGCTCATGCCGAAACGGTCGCGCGCGAGCCCATTGGGTCGCACGAAAATCACAAAGGTCTGATTCGACCGCCGGCGGCCTCCACGGTAAACAGCTTCGTACTCCGCTCGCCGTACCAGCCGCCATTCGCGCGGCAAATTCCGGCGCAGGCGCTTGGGCACTGCATCGCCGCTCTCTCGATTGGCTTTCGGGCGCTCAGACGCGGGTAAGGCTGTGGCGTCCCTTTTTTCTGCGTCGGGCAAGAACTTGTTGTCCACTCTTGGTTTTCATTCGCGCGCGGAATCCGTGCTTCTTGTGGCGGCGGCGAACATGCGGTTGAAAAGTGCGCTTCGGCAACGATTCTCTCCTTACATGGCGCTTTCCCGCGCCTGGCTCAGTTTATTCGCAGGAGCGCACGCTCTGCTCACTGCAATTTCGATGACCCAAATAGGTAGTGTATGCGACCCTCCAAAATGGGTCAAGGAATCCTGGCCGGTGTGAACGGAATTTGAAATAAAGCGGGAGTTACTGCAGACGCTGCGTTTTGGCGTCGAAGCCGACGAGCGAATCGAAGATCGCCAGCACGTGGCGGCGATATTCGAGCATACGCTGGAAAACGACGCGCTGTTCCGGCTGGCGCGTGGCCTCACGATCCCACTTCGCCAGCACGGCGGCAGGGACTTCAATGTCGCGGCGAAGCTCTTCGGCGGAATGGCCACGGAGGAAGAGGCCGTAGAAGAAGGCCGCCTCGCGCTGCGGGAATTCGAGCTCGCGCAGAGGGTGGTCCAGGACCACTTGGATCGCTGCCGGATTGAGCTGTGTCGCCATAGAGCGAAAGGGCAGTTTACCGATTTCGGTCACAACGTCAAGAGTACGGGTACCTATATTGAGCGTAAGAAGAAAGCTGCCTAGTAGCGGGTCCGGCTGGCGCGCAGGAACATCTGGAGTGCGGTGACATTGGCCTGATCGCTACCTACACGGAGGGCATCCACCGGTAAACCAAGGACTTCGGCCTGTTCCAGGCTCAATCCAGCATCGTCAAGTTCCGCTAGACTATAGCCTTCGGCGGGAATCAAGCGATTCCGCGCCGATCGGTCCACGGGCCGAGGCGGCTGCACCGCCGTGCCGCGCTTGCGGATGCGGTTGAAAAAATCGTCCCAATCTCGGCGGACCCACATTGGATCCTCCCCCTTACCGTCGCAGTTCTTAGATGCGGTTTTTCGATACAGCGTCGCAGGCGCCATGTCCTCATGTCCTGTGGACTGCGCGTGCTAGTGCCGTGAATTGTAACCCCCGCTGTCAAGAAAAGTCGTTCAGCGTGAGGTCGTGTTTCGATATGGTTAGGAACCATTCCGACACACGAATTTTGGGCCATTTTGTCCTCCGAACGGCACGCGGATCTAACCGGTCGCCGCCGTGGCTGGTATACTGAAACCAACGCATTGCAAGGGAATTGTGGGGCATGACGCAACCTGCGGTTGTCATTCATTATCATGAACTGTGGCTGAAGGGCCGCAACCGGCGATATTTTGCCTCGCAGCTTTCCCGGGCTGTGCGCGCAGGTTTGGAAGGAATCCCGATTGAAAAAGTGGAACGGCCGAACGACCGCATCGTCGTGCGCCTCGGGAAAGGGGCGTCGCTCGAAGAGGTGCTTGCGCGCGTGGCGAGAATTACCGGCTTGGCCTACTACGCAGTTGCCCAGCCGGTCGAACTGGACCTCGGTGCGCTGTGCCGCGCGGCGTGGAAGGAAATCGAGCCGCTGCAGTTTTCGACATTCGCCATTCGCGCGCGCCGCAGCGATAAATCCTTTCCCCATCCTAGCTCGGAAATCGAGAGAGTTGTGGGGCGCTACGTGGAAGACCAGCTTGCCGCTGCTGGCCGCCGTGCGCGCGTGAAATTGAACGATCCAGACGTCACCTGCCGAATCGAGATCACCTCGGGTCCCGCGCTGGTCTACGCGCGGAAAATTCCCGGTCCAGGCGGACTGCCAGCAAACACGGCGGGAAAGATGATGTGCCTGCTTTCCGGAGGATTCGACTCCGCCGTGGCTGCATACCAGATGATGAAGCGCGGCGCGCATCTTTCGTTCGCTCATTTTTACGGAACGGGCGCGCGGCCCGGCGAATCGTCCGTGCACGTGGCGCGCGGGCTCGTGGAGAAGCTTGTGCCTTGGCAATTTACGGCGAAGCTCTATCGGGTGCCGTTCGAGGCCATTCAGCGCGAAATTGTTCGCTATGCGCCGGAGAATTGCCGCGTGCTGCTCTATCGGCGAATGATGCTGCGAATCGCCGAAGTCTTGGCGAAGCACGATCAGGCGCTGGCACTGATCACAGGCGACAGTCTGGCGCAGGTGGCGTCGCAAACGCTGCGCAACATGATCGCCGTGGAAGCAGCGGCGAAGCTGCCCGTTTTTCGCCCGCTGGTGGGAACAGACAAAATGGAAATCCTGGAGATCGCGCGAAAAATCGGGACGTACGATATCTCTTCCGAACCATTCCACGATTGCTGTCCGATTTTCCTGCCGCGCAGCCCTGTGCTGCACGCGAGCGCCGCCGAGTTGGATGCCGCGGAAACGAAACTTGACGTGCCGCAGCTTGTGCAGCAAGGCGTGAGTTCGGCGATGCTGGAACATTATCGCTATGCCGCCGGGCGCGTGGAACGCAAGGAAGTCCCGCCGCGTTCACAGAAGCTGAAGCAAGATGCGGCAATCGCGTAAGCCGCACGCTGCGATTCCAATCTATTTTCCTGCGGGATTCTAGCTGCGGTAACTGGCGTTGATGCGCACATAGTCGCCGGTGAAATCGCACGTCCAGACGCGCGCGTGGCCGCGGCCAGCGTGCAAATCCACGACAATCGGGACATGCTTCGCGAGCAATTTGCGATGCGCAGCACGTTCGCCAAACGGATGCGCAACGCCATTGCGGCACATCAGGATGCCGGCCATGCGAACTTCTACCCGCTGAGGATCGAAATGCACTCCAGCGCGCCCCGCTGCAGCCAGGATTCGCCCCCAGTTTGGATCTCCGCCGGCGAGCGCGGTCTTGACGAGAGGCGAATTAGCGATGGTTCGGGCGATCTGATCCGCCACGCGATCGGATGGCGCGCCGCGAACCTCGATTTCGACCACGCGATGGGCGCCTTCGCCATCCGCGACGATTTGCAGCGCCAGCGAGTGGCAAACGGATTCGACCGCTGCACGAAATTTCTTGTAAGTGGCAGTGCCCGCGCGAATCGCGGGAGCGCCGGAAGCGCCGTTGGCAAGCAGCGCGAGCGTGTCGTTTGTCGATGTATCGCCATCGACGGTGATGGAATTGAAGGTTCCCGCGACGGCTTCGCGCAGCGCGCGAGAGAGAACAGCAGGCACCGCAGCAGCGTCCGTCACGATGAAGGAAAGCATCGTGGCCATATTCGGATGAATCATTCCCGCGCCCTTGGCGCAGCCGAGGACGCGCACAGTCTTGCCGCCAATTCGGCAATTCGCTGCAGCCCATTTGGGACGCGTGTCCGTGGTCATGATGGCGCGCGTAAGTAGGGCGAAGGAAGCAGGATGCTCGGAACGATTTGTACTAAGCACGGGAATTGTCCGGAGGATTCGCTCCACGCGAATGGGCAAGCCGATCACGCCTGTCGAACAGACAAGGATTTGTTCCGGCTGGCACCCGAGTCTTTTCGCGGTCACAACTGCGGTCCTGCGCGAAGCTTGCAATCCCGCGGTTCCGGTGACGCAATTGGCGTTTCCGGAATTGACTATGATCGCGCGCATCTTGCCAGCCGATTTACGCAAATGCGCCTGCGACACGACCACCGGTGCGGCCTTGACGAGGTTGGTCGTAAACACGCAAGCGGCCGCGGCTGGCGTTTCGCTGACGATCAGGCCCAGATCAAGTCCTGATTTTTTCAGTCCGCAGCCGACAGCGGAAAACGAGAAGCCGCGAGGCAGGAGCAACGTGGAGATTCGCGATTTCATGCGGCCGGAACGGGCGACGCGACGTTATCAAGAATGGACAATGCGGAGCGCTCGGGCAGAACATTGGCGATGACAGCGATCAGACGGCAACGACGAGCCTTTGGGCAAACCGAACAGTCGCGCTCGATTTTTTCCGGCAGCGTCCGGCGCGAGGAGGCTGCGAAACCTTGATGCTCGAAAAATGCAGGCGCATGCGTGACAGCAAAGACGCGGGCAATCCTTCTGCGCCGCGCATCCAGAAGGGCGAACTGCACAAGACGCGCGCCGAGGCCCCGCCCGCGAATATCCGGGCTCACGGCCAGCGAGCGGATTTCCGCGAGATCCGGCCCGTAGCTTTCCAGTGACACGCAGCCGACGATTTGAGATTTTTCTTCGAGGACAAGGAAGCTGGAAACGCGCTCACGCACGTTTTCTTCCGTGCGCGGCAGCAAAATGCCCTGCGCGGCATAGTACGCGATGAGCGCGTGAATCGCTGCAGCATCGCCGGGACGCGCGCGCCGCGACCTCATACCAATTTCTCCTGCGCGGCGAGGCGAATTTTCGCTTCGTCAAGAGCCGCGCGAACGGCATTTGGCGCCGTCCCTCCTGAGGCGCTGCGGCGCGCCAGCGAGCCATCGACCGTCAGCGCCTGCGCAAAATCCGCGCCGAAAGCCGGCGAATATTTTTTCAGCTTTTCGACTGGCCAGTGGCCGAAACCCCGCGCATCGCCTTCCGCGTCGCGAACAAGCTTGCCGATGATTTCGTGCGCCTGCCGGAATGGAACTCCCCGCGCGACGAGGTAATCGGCGGCTTCCGTCGCCGTCAATGCCGGGTCCTGGGCTGCGGCGCGGAGTTTCGCAGCATCGAATTTTGCCGCGGCGATGGCTCCTGCCGCAATGCGCGTCATCGCCAGTGCTTCATCGTGCGCGCCGAATAATGGCTCTTTGTCTTCCTGCAAATCGCGCTGATAGCTCGTCGGTAATCCTTTCATCGTGACCAGCAAAGCGATGAGCGCTGCCGTGACGCGGCCGGATTTTCCGCGAATCAGCTCCCATGCGTCTGGATTTTTCTTCTGCGGCATCAGGCTGCTGCCCGTCGAATATTCGTCCAGCAAAATGACGAAGCCGAAACCGGGCGACGCGAAAAGAATCATGTCTTCCGCGAGGCGCGAAAGATGGCTGGCGAGAACCACAAGCGCGTAAAGATAGTCGAGCGGAAAATCACGGCGGCTGACGGAGTCGAGACTGTTTCGCGTGACGCGCGCAAATCCCAGCTCATTGGCCATGGCGCGGCGATCCACCGGGAAAGCGCAGCCCGCCAGCGCGCCCGAGCCGAGCGGGCATGCATCGGAAGTGTTCACGGCAAACGCCAGGCGATTGAGATCGTGGAAGAACCCCTCCGCATGCGCAAGCAGGAAATGCGAAAGCAGAATCGGCTGCGCCAGTTGCATATGCGTCATGCCGGGCATGGGCACGCCGAAATTGGCCTCTGCCTGAGCGAGAAAGGCCTCGATGAGCGCGGCCACTGCGGCGCGCGTTTCTCTGGCAGCGAATTTGACGAACATGCGAAATTCCGTGACCACCATTTCGTTGCGGCTGCGTCCCGTGTGGAGCTTCTGTCCCAGAGGCCCAAGCATTTCCGTCAGCGTGGATTCAACGAAATGATGCACATCTTCCGCGTTCGACGCATCGAGCCACTTTGGCTCAGCAAGGGAGCGCCTTTCAATCTGGTCGAGCGCAGCCAGGATTTGCCTGGTTTCATCGTCGCTCAGAATGCCGACTTTTTCCAGGCCGCGCGCCCAGGCGCGGTCGAGCTGCAGCTCGAAGGGAAGCAGCCGGCGATCGAAGCGAAAGGAGGCTTCGAAATCGTAGAATGCCTGGTCTGGAGCGCGGTCGAACCGCCCGCCCCACATTTTCTTCTGTGCCGCTTCGCTCAACGCGCCTCGCTCTCCATGGGAACCGTGATCGGCAACGCGAAAAGATTGATGAATCCTTCGGCGTCCTTCGGGTTGTAGCCAGTCATTGTGAAGCTCGCCAAATTCGTGCGATAGAGTGAATAGGGCGACTTGCGCGACGTGACATCGACATTGCCCTTGAACAGGCTCAGCCCAACCGAGCCCGTGACGCGGCTCTGCGAGGATGCAAAGAATGCGTCGAGCGCCTCGCGCAACGGAGTGAACCACATTCCGTAATAAACCATTTCGGCATAGCGCAGCGCCAAATGCTGCTGGTAATGCAGCGTCTCGCGGTCGAGACAAAGGGATTCGAGCTCGCGATGCGCGATGACGAGCAAAGTGCCCGCCGGCGTTTCGTATGCGCCGCGCGATTTCATGCCCACCAGGCGATTCTCCACAATGTCCATGCGTCCCACGCCATTTTTCGCGGCGATGTCGTTTAGCTCTTCGAGCAAGGCCAGCGCGCCGAGTTTTTTCCCATTCACCGAAACCGGAACACCACTTTCGAAGCCGATTTCGACTTCCGCAGGCGCGTTCGGCGCAGCCGCTGGCGAAACCACCCACTGCCACATGGCTTCTTCGGGCGCGTTCGCGGGATCTTCCAGGCGTCCGCCCTCGTGGCTCAAATGCCAGATGTTGCGGTCGCGGCTATAAATGTTTTTCGTAGTTTGCTCGATGGGAATATTGTGTTCGCGCGCGTAGGCGATGGCGTCCTCGCGCGAATTGATTTTCCATTCGCGCCATGGCGCAATGATTTTCATTTCCGGCGCGATGGCTTTCACGGCGAGTTCGAAGCGCACCTGGTCGTTGCCTTTGCCCGTGCAGCCGTGGGCCACGGCGTCGGCGCCGACTTTGCGGGCGAGTTCCGCCTGGCGCCGTCCTAGGATCGGCCGTGCGAAGGAAGTGCCCAGCAGATACTTGTGCTCGTAGACCGCGCCGGCGCGCAGTGTCGGCCAGATGTAGCGCGTGATGAATTCTTCGCGCAGGTCTTCGACGTAAGCCGCGCTTGCGCCGGTGGCAAGTGCCTTGCGGCGTGCCGCTTCCAAATCTTCTTTCTGTCCGAGGTCGCCGATCATGGCGACGACTTCACAATGATAATTTTCCTTCAGCCACGGAATGATGATGGAGGTATCGAGCCCTCCGGAATATGCCAGGACAACTTTTTTCGCCAACGGTTTCTCCTTAGCCAAGCAGGGTGAGCAAAATTGCTTTCTGAATGTGCAAACGGTTTTCCGACTGATCAAAGACGATGGAACGCGGGGAATCAATGACGCCCCCCATGACCTCCGAACCGCGGTGCGCGGGCAGGCAGTGCATGAAAACGGCGTTTGGATCAGCGTGCTCCATCAGGGATTCGCTTATCTGGTAGGGCGCAAAGACTTTCTCGCGCGCGGCCGCTTCGTTCTCCTGGCCCATGCTGGCCCAGACGTCGGTATAAATGGCCTGTGCGCCGGCGACGGCCTCCTCCGGCGAGCGAAGGATCTCGATTTTTCCACGCGTTTCGCGTGCCGCACGCCGCGCATCGGCGACGATGGCCGCATCCGGTTCGTAGCCCTCCGGCGTTGCGACGCGCACATGCGCTCCCAGCCGCGCGCCGAGCATCATCAGCGAATGGCACACA
Proteins encoded:
- the rnpA gene encoding ribonuclease P protein component; amino-acid sequence: MPKRLRRNLPREWRLVRRAEYEAVYRGGRRRSNQTFVIFVRPNGLARDRFGMSVKKALGNAVLRNRIRRRIREILRLHREEMPAGWDIVIHPSKTVATLKFAKIEAELLSLIPREKRAAE
- the yidD gene encoding membrane protein insertion efficiency factor YidD → MNPKRAARWLALFLVRVYQVFLGPFFGGNCKFEPSCSHYTHQAIERFGAARGIWLGAKRLLRCRPFSTGGYDPLPEIWPGESLNEDSNHASVTAHSLEQHTSGVAR
- the thiI gene encoding tRNA uracil 4-sulfurtransferase ThiI, producing the protein MTQPAVVIHYHELWLKGRNRRYFASQLSRAVRAGLEGIPIEKVERPNDRIVVRLGKGASLEEVLARVARITGLAYYAVAQPVELDLGALCRAAWKEIEPLQFSTFAIRARRSDKSFPHPSSEIERVVGRYVEDQLAAAGRRARVKLNDPDVTCRIEITSGPALVYARKIPGPGGLPANTAGKMMCLLSGGFDSAVAAYQMMKRGAHLSFAHFYGTGARPGESSVHVARGLVEKLVPWQFTAKLYRVPFEAIQREIVRYAPENCRVLLYRRMMLRIAEVLAKHDQALALITGDSLAQVASQTLRNMIAVEAAAKLPVFRPLVGTDKMEILEIARKIGTYDISSEPFHDCCPIFLPRSPVLHASAAELDAAETKLDVPQLVQQGVSSAMLEHYRYAAGRVERKEVPPRSQKLKQDAAIA
- the argH gene encoding argininosuccinate lyase, whose amino-acid sequence is MSEAAQKKMWGGRFDRAPDQAFYDFEASFRFDRRLLPFELQLDRAWARGLEKVGILSDDETRQILAALDQIERRSLAEPKWLDASNAEDVHHFVESTLTEMLGPLGQKLHTGRSRNEMVVTEFRMFVKFAARETRAAVAALIEAFLAQAEANFGVPMPGMTHMQLAQPILLSHFLLAHAEGFFHDLNRLAFAVNTSDACPLGSGALAGCAFPVDRRAMANELGFARVTRNSLDSVSRRDFPLDYLYALVVLASHLSRLAEDMILFASPGFGFVILLDEYSTGSSLMPQKKNPDAWELIRGKSGRVTAALIALLVTMKGLPTSYQRDLQEDKEPLFGAHDEALAMTRIAAGAIAAAKFDAAKLRAAAQDPALTATEAADYLVARGVPFRQAHEIIGKLVRDAEGDARGFGHWPVEKLKKYSPAFGADFAQALTVDGSLARRSASGGTAPNAVRAALDEAKIRLAAQEKLV
- a CDS encoding argininosuccinate synthase, whose translation is MAKKVVLAYSGGLDTSIIIPWLKENYHCEVVAMIGDLGQKEDLEAARRKALATGASAAYVEDLREEFITRYIWPTLRAGAVYEHKYLLGTSFARPILGRRQAELARKVGADAVAHGCTGKGNDQVRFELAVKAIAPEMKIIAPWREWKINSREDAIAYAREHNIPIEQTTKNIYSRDRNIWHLSHEGGRLEDPANAPEEAMWQWVVSPAAAPNAPAEVEIGFESGVPVSVNGKKLGALALLEELNDIAAKNGVGRMDIVENRLVGMKSRGAYETPAGTLLVIAHRELESLCLDRETLHYQQHLALRYAEMVYYGMWFTPLREALDAFFASSQSRVTGSVGLSLFKGNVDVTSRKSPYSLYRTNLASFTMTGYNPKDAEGFINLFALPITVPMESEAR
- the yidC gene encoding membrane protein insertase YidC, which translates into the protein MSDEQRMGLAIILMAAVLILWSRFFKPPVPQKPPETNPPTNVQQPAPGQPSRPVIASSSAPATQQTTIPVQQANGEETVAVESGLYRVELSNVGGVVRSWKLKKYRNNETPPKPLELVNSAAAKQLNAWPLSVWLDDPKLDAVANSGSYVVTQRVTAPVSGSSKAAVETPVPNGATLQAPVEIVFEWSNGHLHIVKALKFAANYEVELDVSASFDKQPIPFGISWRGGFGDQSVPNAAALTQVFYSENQKVVPLTYKKLGVKDHPEIPVQVSGYMDAAGIEDTFFTAAFLSPQPGIALWDWTQYQNLTEDGKTSQQPVVEMAAGPQAPGAWNTRLYVGPKEFSQLDHLNPPLTGLVQYGYMSFIAKPLLWTLNWIYKYVPNYGWAIVLLTIVINMALFPLKIKGWQSTKRMQKAMPRIKALQEKYKKYSLRDPRRREMQEEMSAIYKEEGANPISGCLPQLVQFPIWFALYRMLQYSIELRHAPWIGWIHDLSARDPYYILPILMTAAMYFMTKMTPTPTVDPAQQKMMALMPLAFGFLFFFYSSGLVLYIFTSSVVGILQQLYLNKSDPLPSRSPFKNKPLKA
- a CDS encoding GNAT family N-acetyltransferase, encoding MRSRRARPGDAAAIHALIAYYAAQGILLPRTEENVRERVSSFLVLEEKSQIVGCVSLESYGPDLAEIRSLAVSPDIRGRGLGARLVQFALLDARRRRIARVFAVTHAPAFFEHQGFAASSRRTLPEKIERDCSVCPKARRCRLIAVIANVLPERSALSILDNVASPVPAA
- the argJ gene encoding bifunctional glutamate N-acetyltransferase/amino-acid acetyltransferase ArgJ; translation: MKSRISTLLLPRGFSFSAVGCGLKKSGLDLGLIVSETPAAAACVFTTNLVKAAPVVVSQAHLRKSAGKMRAIIVNSGNANCVTGTAGLQASRRTAVVTAKRLGCQPEQILVCSTGVIGLPIRVERILRTIPVLSTNRSEHPASFALLTRAIMTTDTRPKWAAANCRIGGKTVRVLGCAKGAGMIHPNMATMLSFIVTDAAAVPAVLSRALREAVAGTFNSITVDGDTSTNDTLALLANGASGAPAIRAGTATYKKFRAAVESVCHSLALQIVADGEGAHRVVEIEVRGAPSDRVADQIARTIANSPLVKTALAGGDPNWGRILAAAGRAGVHFDPQRVEVRMAGILMCRNGVAHPFGERAAHRKLLAKHVPIVVDLHAGRGHARVWTCDFTGDYVRINASYRS
- the rpmH gene encoding 50S ribosomal protein L34, whose translation is MPKRTFQPHVRRRHKKHGFRARMKTKSGQQVLARRRKKGRHSLTRV